A window from Agrobacterium tumefaciens encodes these proteins:
- a CDS encoding phage tail length tape measure family protein: MADPLRISARIEIDPSKAQQGAAEASKAVSSIGAAADQTAEQLEKLNQAAGEGLRTPLGGTGAELDRLRAKYNPLYAVIMRYKEAQLEIRSAHAAGALSTDEMTAALDRNRRSTLASIDAIKGRNKAITDAPPANNNNNLRFQTTNLTYQAQDIFATSTTMPWWTVAMQQGPQVAGVMTNVENKAQALRGALMGLISPWSLISVAAVGATAYAIQYFSTIGSEGEKSNSLLEEQAELVRNVVRQWGDAVPALKAYSDALQSAKDAQELLKATDQTAGQQWEVARKQVADLNIEFADLMTMMQSAGLEAESIKGLQRSWDGVTESIRKGKTDTEAMNSVQQGLASALQTTGVPAIGNFSKAFSDLSTTIAGAARQANIFREQALQALLTGQNGPDLNQLSPLFTENGKFVSGKDFTPINAPVPEKRPLVELSYLPGEEKELKSAARSATSTANAYRDLIKTADDRVAQMKLEAELAGQTGVAADALRFKLDLLQQSEEKGRSLSSKQVEAINSRVEAFKKYAEAAASAKLKADLLFEREQLGRSSMDQQIAGALRSSGLPVDFDSYEAGLIRTNYQLQYARDLAGEFTSTFFDGLRQGESVWDAFGNAGVKALQRIADTLMNDVLNSMFSVSSASGGSGGGLFSGLLGGLGSLFGGGTGAFPSAPGGLYAKGGTFLDGISGYSNRVVNKPTMFAFAKGTGLMGEAGPEAIMPLTRDASGRLGVSADVSPLMSPKQAAAASATAQRIELAIKLGLSVDESGNIIPIVKQIVAEDAPEIAMTVVESYDRDLPNRIAQIDADPRLR; this comes from the coding sequence ATGGCTGATCCGTTGAGAATTTCCGCCCGCATCGAGATCGACCCGAGTAAGGCGCAGCAGGGTGCGGCCGAGGCCAGCAAGGCCGTATCGTCGATCGGCGCTGCGGCCGATCAGACCGCCGAGCAGCTGGAAAAACTGAATCAGGCGGCTGGCGAAGGTCTCCGGACGCCACTCGGTGGAACCGGTGCGGAACTCGACCGGCTGCGAGCTAAGTATAATCCGCTGTACGCGGTTATCATGCGATACAAAGAGGCCCAGCTCGAAATTCGCAGTGCCCACGCCGCTGGCGCGCTTTCCACTGATGAAATGACGGCCGCCCTTGACCGCAATCGTCGTTCCACTCTCGCAAGCATTGATGCGATCAAGGGGCGAAACAAGGCGATAACGGACGCTCCCCCCGCAAACAACAATAACAACCTGCGTTTTCAGACCACTAACCTGACCTACCAAGCGCAAGATATCTTTGCGACATCGACGACTATGCCTTGGTGGACCGTTGCCATGCAGCAGGGACCCCAGGTCGCAGGTGTCATGACCAACGTTGAAAATAAAGCCCAAGCTTTGCGCGGCGCGCTGATGGGGCTGATTTCCCCATGGTCTTTGATTTCAGTCGCGGCTGTCGGTGCCACGGCCTACGCTATTCAGTATTTTTCTACGATCGGCTCAGAAGGCGAGAAATCCAACTCACTACTAGAAGAGCAGGCCGAACTCGTACGCAACGTTGTCCGGCAATGGGGCGATGCGGTGCCGGCGCTCAAGGCGTATTCTGACGCGCTTCAGTCGGCGAAGGATGCCCAGGAACTTCTGAAAGCGACAGACCAGACCGCCGGTCAACAGTGGGAAGTTGCGCGAAAACAGGTTGCCGATCTGAATATCGAGTTCGCGGACTTGATGACGATGATGCAATCAGCCGGCCTAGAGGCCGAATCGATAAAAGGCCTTCAGCGGTCTTGGGATGGCGTCACCGAAAGCATCAGAAAGGGCAAAACCGACACTGAAGCTATGAACAGTGTTCAGCAGGGTCTGGCGTCGGCTCTTCAGACCACCGGCGTTCCTGCGATCGGGAATTTTTCTAAAGCCTTTAGCGACCTATCGACCACAATCGCAGGCGCAGCCCGCCAAGCGAATATTTTCCGTGAGCAGGCTTTGCAGGCGCTGTTGACCGGTCAGAATGGTCCGGACCTCAACCAGCTGTCGCCCCTGTTTACGGAAAACGGCAAGTTTGTCTCTGGCAAGGATTTCACGCCCATTAATGCGCCGGTTCCCGAAAAACGACCGCTCGTAGAGTTGTCGTATCTGCCGGGAGAGGAAAAGGAACTGAAGTCAGCGGCCCGTTCCGCCACATCCACCGCCAACGCCTACCGAGACCTGATCAAGACGGCCGATGACCGTGTTGCCCAGATGAAGCTGGAGGCCGAGCTTGCGGGCCAGACCGGCGTTGCGGCCGACGCGCTGCGCTTCAAGCTCGATCTCCTTCAGCAGTCCGAGGAAAAGGGCCGTTCGCTTTCGTCCAAACAGGTCGAGGCGATCAACAGCCGCGTCGAGGCCTTCAAGAAATATGCCGAGGCCGCAGCATCCGCCAAACTGAAGGCCGATTTGCTGTTTGAGCGCGAGCAGCTCGGCCGCTCCTCGATGGACCAGCAGATTGCCGGCGCATTGCGCTCGTCCGGTCTGCCGGTCGATTTCGACAGCTACGAGGCCGGCCTGATCCGGACGAACTACCAGCTGCAATATGCGCGAGATCTCGCCGGCGAATTTACGTCCACCTTCTTTGACGGTCTCCGCCAGGGCGAAAGCGTCTGGGATGCTTTCGGAAACGCCGGCGTTAAAGCGCTTCAGCGCATTGCCGATACACTGATGAACGACGTTCTGAACAGCATGTTCAGCGTGTCCAGCGCATCGGGCGGTTCGGGCGGTGGTCTTTTCAGCGGCTTGCTGGGCGGGTTGGGCAGTCTGTTCGGTGGCGGTACGGGCGCTTTCCCTTCAGCGCCGGGCGGCCTCTATGCCAAGGGTGGCACCTTCCTTGACGGCATCAGCGGCTATTCCAACCGAGTAGTGAACAAACCCACGATGTTCGCATTCGCCAAGGGCACCGGCCTGATGGGCGAAGCCGGCCCCGAGGCGATCATGCCGCTGACCCGTGATGCGTCCGGCCGCCTCGGCGTTTCTGCCGATGTTTCGCCGCTGATGTCGCCAAAGCAGGCGGCAGCAGCCAGCGCCACTGCGCAGCGCATTGAGCTTGCCATCAAACTCGGCCTGTCGGTCGACGAAAGCGGCAACATCATCCCGATCGTCAAACAGATCGTCGCCGAGGACGCGCCGGAAATCGCAATGACCGTTGTGGAAAGCTATGACCGGGACCTGCCGAACCGCATCGCGCAGATCGACGCCGATCCGAGGTTGCGTTGA
- a CDS encoding DUF6950 family protein — protein sequence MTELKRLPDWRRQFETAIDDIKAKPFAWYDHDCGPGLAGRLVKAQTGVDMTGFAVGRYHDAASAARLVRELGFETLGALVASMLPIIHPSEARVGDIAAIDVGGPIGHALGVVNGERIFVLGETGIGTVDLLDAAMCFKVG from the coding sequence ATGACCGAACTCAAGCGTCTGCCAGACTGGAGACGGCAATTCGAAACCGCGATCGACGACATCAAGGCAAAGCCGTTTGCCTGGTACGATCACGATTGCGGCCCCGGCCTTGCCGGCCGCCTCGTGAAAGCACAGACCGGCGTTGACATGACCGGCTTTGCCGTCGGCCGCTATCATGACGCCGCCAGCGCTGCCCGTCTTGTCCGCGAACTCGGTTTCGAGACGCTCGGCGCACTGGTCGCCTCGATGCTGCCGATCATCCATCCGAGTGAGGCCCGTGTGGGCGATATCGCCGCCATCGATGTCGGCGGCCCGATCGGCCATGCGCTCGGCGTCGTCAACGGCGAACGCATCTTCGTTCTCGGCGAAACCGGAATCGGCACGGTCGATCTGCTCGACGCTGCCATGTGCTTCAAGGTGGGTTAG
- a CDS encoding phage tail protein: MALKRLLWTLAFLLFAATAVKAAPVGGLIAGLAGSILSAGTFVKLAIGLAINVGLSLYQQAKARREARKNQQSTGGVKLSIQMGESNPRSYLIGTRATAGRRAYINNWGEEENTPNAYITEVVEISCLPSYAGPQGMDAVWFGDTAGTILWNEPHPDGRGFPIAQYRRNGVDYLWFKYLDGSQTTADSFLLSRFAGRAERPYRDTMIGRGCQIVIVTARRHEELFRNGFPQGLYQPRPMRLYDIRKDSSVGGNGPHRWNDPSTWESSNNLPMMIYNIARGIYYNGRWVHGGRNFSAYRFPVSSWIAAINEADRDMGGGRRQFQGGLEVSVDRDSLDVIEDLRLGCSGRLAEVGGRIKALIGAPGAAVYSFTDREIVVTADQDYEPFPTVAATHNTITGVYPEPAQRWADKDAAEQSSPELLARDDGERLAVSFRFDAVFISAQVQSLTSTMILDEQRWRTHELTLPPNAAALEPNDPVAWSSDENGYSNKKFLVVRAIPMPGRLQRVVIKEIDPSDYDPPSIIVPPVIGWMGPVPVPPQPMYGWQVFPATLPDAEGNPRYPTIEVRCAPNQDDVSYVRVQVKLTATDELVFDSGDSTVIYEPPYAWVLNAVLAGNADYQARGKFVPASNRSTEWGGWLPVRTPNIDGSDITVGLGQVRDDVKNRMKELQHQMDQLAGIVESLSMSVATSDMDAKLDRDVMRSELGGAVASVIDERETRVTAEGAMARRLSAVRAEMNDVVAEGYLSMKATTIGDTLANVEFAVRAQKGDQTALGAFILEIVNQGGVLKAQEIHYSDRFIIVAPDGSGGQGVFTFDENGAKLAVANIGTVRAAYMEGYNGKMMLDLNNGRMRVRSA; the protein is encoded by the coding sequence ATGGCTTTGAAGCGCCTTTTATGGACACTCGCATTTCTGCTTTTTGCCGCGACGGCCGTTAAGGCCGCGCCGGTCGGCGGTCTGATCGCCGGTCTTGCCGGTTCGATCCTGTCTGCCGGCACTTTCGTCAAGCTCGCCATCGGCCTTGCCATCAACGTCGGTCTGTCGCTTTACCAGCAGGCGAAGGCGCGGCGTGAGGCCCGCAAGAACCAGCAGAGCACCGGCGGCGTCAAGCTCTCGATCCAGATGGGTGAAAGCAACCCGCGCTCCTACCTGATCGGCACAAGGGCGACGGCCGGCCGCCGCGCCTATATCAACAATTGGGGCGAGGAGGAAAACACCCCGAACGCTTACATTACCGAAGTCGTGGAGATTTCCTGCCTGCCGTCCTATGCCGGCCCGCAGGGAATGGACGCCGTCTGGTTCGGCGACACGGCTGGTACGATCCTCTGGAATGAGCCGCATCCGGACGGCAGGGGCTTTCCCATCGCGCAATATCGCCGGAACGGCGTTGACTATCTCTGGTTCAAATATCTCGACGGCTCGCAGACCACGGCCGACAGTTTCTTGCTGTCCCGCTTCGCCGGCCGGGCCGAGCGGCCCTACAGGGATACGATGATCGGCCGTGGTTGCCAGATCGTCATTGTTACCGCCCGTCGCCACGAGGAGCTGTTCCGCAACGGCTTTCCGCAGGGTCTTTATCAGCCGCGGCCGATGCGCCTCTATGACATCCGCAAGGACAGCAGCGTTGGCGGCAATGGCCCGCATCGCTGGAACGATCCCTCGACTTGGGAATCGAGCAATAACCTGCCGATGATGATCTACAACATCGCACGCGGCATTTATTACAATGGCCGGTGGGTTCATGGCGGCCGCAACTTTTCGGCCTACCGTTTCCCGGTCTCCTCGTGGATCGCGGCGATCAATGAAGCCGATCGCGACATGGGCGGCGGCCGGCGCCAGTTCCAGGGCGGGCTGGAAGTGTCGGTTGATCGTGACAGCCTCGATGTCATCGAAGATTTGCGTCTCGGCTGCAGCGGCAGGCTGGCGGAAGTCGGCGGCCGGATCAAGGCCCTGATCGGCGCGCCTGGCGCTGCCGTCTACAGCTTTACCGACAGGGAAATCGTCGTCACGGCCGATCAGGACTATGAGCCGTTCCCGACGGTTGCCGCCACCCACAACACCATTACCGGCGTTTATCCGGAACCGGCCCAGCGCTGGGCCGACAAGGATGCGGCGGAACAGTCGTCGCCCGAGCTGCTCGCGCGTGACGATGGAGAACGCCTGGCAGTCTCCTTCCGTTTCGACGCCGTGTTCATATCCGCCCAGGTGCAGTCGCTCACCTCGACGATGATCCTCGACGAACAGCGCTGGCGCACCCACGAACTGACCCTGCCGCCCAATGCGGCCGCACTGGAGCCGAACGACCCGGTTGCATGGTCGAGCGACGAAAACGGCTATTCGAACAAGAAATTCCTTGTCGTGCGGGCAATCCCGATGCCCGGCCGCCTGCAGCGCGTCGTCATCAAGGAAATCGATCCGTCCGACTATGACCCGCCGTCGATCATCGTGCCGCCCGTCATCGGCTGGATGGGCCCCGTGCCCGTTCCGCCGCAGCCCATGTATGGCTGGCAGGTGTTTCCGGCCACGCTTCCGGATGCTGAAGGCAACCCGCGTTATCCGACGATCGAGGTGCGCTGCGCGCCCAACCAGGACGATGTCAGCTATGTCCGCGTCCAGGTGAAACTGACCGCCACAGACGAGCTTGTCTTCGACAGCGGCGACAGCACCGTCATTTACGAGCCGCCTTATGCATGGGTTCTCAATGCCGTTCTGGCCGGCAATGCGGATTATCAGGCGCGTGGAAAATTCGTGCCGGCATCGAACCGGTCCACCGAGTGGGGCGGCTGGCTGCCTGTCCGGACGCCGAACATTGACGGCTCCGATATTACCGTTGGTCTCGGGCAGGTTCGTGACGATGTCAAAAACCGCATGAAGGAGCTGCAGCACCAGATGGACCAACTGGCGGGCATCGTTGAAAGCCTGTCGATGTCCGTCGCCACCAGCGACATGGACGCCAAGCTTGACCGTGACGTGATGCGATCGGAGCTGGGCGGCGCAGTCGCCAGCGTCATCGATGAGCGAGAAACCCGCGTGACAGCTGAAGGCGCCATGGCCCGCCGTCTTTCCGCTGTTCGCGCCGAGATGAATGACGTGGTGGCTGAAGGCTACCTTTCAATGAAAGCCACCACCATTGGCGACACTCTTGCAAACGTCGAATTTGCGGTGCGTGCCCAGAAGGGCGACCAGACGGCGCTCGGCGCATTCATCCTCGAAATCGTCAATCAGGGCGGCGTGCTGAAGGCGCAGGAAATCCATTATTCTGACCGATTTATCATCGTTGCCCCTGACGGCTCTGGCGGTCAGGGCGTGTTCACCTTCGACGAAAACGGCGCGAAACTCGCTGTCGCCAACATCGGTACGGTGCGCGCTGCCTACATGGAAGGCTACAACGGCAAGATGATGCTCGACCTCAACAATGGCCGTATGAGGGTTCGATCAGCATGA
- a CDS encoding class I SAM-dependent methyltransferase, which yields MPSLKQLKRAIRNMSTIDVDSISKISGMSTSVRSIEHGQVALNDGMTTLIDNVTNLADVLKAPKSSVLDGHVVFDYTYKPERRELHKGSAGKKLIDILDQGRSLYQSHLAGINDLSEWLKKIPTHGSPEDITPYWTNGWFEGLDGASLYYLIVKNNPSIYMEVGSGNSTKFVRKAIEDHGLRTKIVSIDPQPRADIDKLCDEVIRQKCEDVDPSIFSRLRPDDILFIDNSHRSFQGSDVTVFFTEILPALPRGILFGIHDIFIPYDYPPNWSDRFYNEQYLLLAYIFGGMGGGSIEFPVCHVSVSGEASTILADSLVSHTGIDGGAFWMRR from the coding sequence ATGCCAAGCTTGAAACAATTGAAACGCGCGATCCGAAATATGTCTACGATCGACGTGGACAGTATTTCCAAAATCAGCGGAATGTCGACTTCAGTGCGCTCAATCGAACACGGGCAAGTCGCGCTGAACGACGGCATGACGACTCTAATTGATAACGTCACCAACTTGGCCGACGTTTTGAAAGCGCCAAAGTCATCCGTACTGGATGGTCATGTTGTGTTCGACTACACCTACAAACCCGAACGCCGTGAGCTGCATAAAGGCAGTGCCGGCAAGAAGCTAATAGATATTCTTGATCAGGGTCGTAGCTTGTATCAGTCTCACCTAGCTGGAATAAATGATCTCTCAGAATGGCTAAAGAAGATCCCGACCCACGGCTCGCCAGAGGATATCACACCGTATTGGACAAACGGCTGGTTTGAGGGGCTGGATGGTGCGTCCCTTTATTACCTGATCGTCAAAAATAATCCGTCGATCTACATGGAAGTTGGATCCGGCAATTCTACTAAATTTGTCCGCAAGGCCATAGAAGATCACGGGCTGAGGACAAAAATAGTTTCGATAGACCCTCAACCTCGCGCAGATATCGACAAGCTGTGCGACGAAGTTATTCGTCAGAAATGCGAGGACGTTGATCCTTCGATTTTCTCCAGATTACGGCCTGATGATATTCTTTTCATAGACAATAGCCATCGGAGTTTTCAGGGATCCGATGTGACTGTCTTTTTTACAGAGATACTTCCAGCGCTCCCACGGGGGATATTGTTCGGGATTCATGACATTTTCATTCCGTACGATTATCCGCCCAACTGGTCTGATCGCTTTTATAACGAGCAGTACCTGCTGCTGGCGTATATCTTCGGCGGCATGGGCGGCGGCTCGATCGAGTTCCCTGTATGTCATGTCAGCGTTTCAGGTGAAGCATCAACCATTCTTGCTGACTCACTTGTGTCCCATACCGGTATTGATGGCGGAGCGTTCTGGATGCGGCGCTAA
- a CDS encoding YbjQ family protein: protein MILTTSIDVPNRAIEKVISIVASETAIGMNVFKDIANNWRDFVGGRSETSQNSLRETREACIEGLKKEAVKVGADAVIAVDFTYNQLNTSGPGGILFVAATGTAVSLKPLD from the coding sequence ATGATCCTTACGACGTCTATCGATGTACCAAATCGCGCAATCGAGAAGGTGATCTCAATCGTCGCATCGGAGACGGCGATCGGCATGAATGTGTTCAAAGACATTGCCAACAACTGGCGCGATTTCGTTGGCGGGAGATCGGAAACATCTCAAAACTCTCTTAGAGAGACGCGGGAAGCCTGCATCGAAGGCCTAAAAAAAGAAGCGGTGAAGGTTGGGGCAGATGCCGTGATCGCTGTCGATTTTACTTACAATCAACTCAACACCAGCGGTCCTGGTGGGATACTGTTTGTCGCAGCTACTGGCACAGCCGTCTCACTGAAACCACTAGACTAG